The Vitis vinifera cultivar Pinot Noir 40024 chromosome 7, ASM3070453v1 genomic interval caacattccTCTATAGAGAGTTAATTGCACTctaataccctatgtatattacaacgagacaccaagtgtttGGGTTTGTGACCTGTTATCCACTATATAACATCTCCTTATGAACTAGTCATTCTTAGAGaacaaggtgaaagttatcagcctttcaagactacctctacaaTTCTTAAGTTATAGAACTtgttattatgtgatcaaatgatatGCTCTAGCTTACtaagagtatatgtcaaattccaatactaaaggaattactacaaGCCTACATATTTCATTATCACACTTCCTTAGGATCAtctaaggggacacactgtctcaaagTCTacaagatatcatggtgtctctattgagagtACCCATTGCTACCGACTTCCATCAGTAGTGACCTAATCCTTATGAAacatatgatcactttaggatctcacccatTGGTCAAAGTCACTGCTAACTTttacacaaactcaatattctctcaaagttgagaaaCAATACAATATAACAGCttagtgaagtcatgactacccagtagtcttaagtcatgactcaccttaggtcatgtccaatgtgtaaccatacacactagtgtactcaccatagGAACCTCATCTCGATGGTCAAAACCAATCATCCCCCAATTAGGAGGTACTGCACTACAACCTGAAATGAATTGCCTAAGTCTATGAACCAATTGTGAAtaaatcatctacttgcaagaAACTCATAACTTAGATATTTcatgcaacttctaatgcatcTAAGTTATATATAATGCAAGAGATGTTAAACcaaaatgctcataaagtataatgaatgaaataagaataaacaaaatgaagctagaatatcattaaatgaataacGAATTCCAAatctgttacatcatgtcatgcttttaaaggtTCCATCCTAATGATCTTCCATTAGCCCTCAAAGCATTATTCTCTTAAAGCACACTAGATACTCAATTGAAACCTATGTTATCCTTGTGACCATCAAAGACTTTCCCCATCAATGTCATGGTTAAGGAATCTACCAAGTTGTCTACAGAAGATATTTTTTATGGGCATGTATGCTTAGATAACTACTTAATACATATGGAATTATAAAGGAAAccataaacaaaaataaataaatttaataatgatTCTCAATTTGTTATATCTTGTTATGCTTTCCAAGGCTCTATCCTAATAACAGGGTAGCAAGAATCCAATTGACATGCATGTTGACCAAAGTAGTGATAATAGAGAAACGAAAGCTATGCATAGCTTCGGTAGGTCAAGGACGGGGATAGGTTGTTTGAATGCACCATAATCATTAATCATTAAAGGAGAATATTTACTTGTGCTCTAATCTTCAAGTGAGAGATTGTTGGATGAATCTTGAATCAGTCTTATTACACTTCATACAGGATGTCAGGGGTTAAGCTACCTAGTCAACTCGCAAGGGTTGAAGGGTGAACACCCCATggaacttttttatttttttattgatgagtTTGACCTTATTATATATGTAACCCACTTatgatttaggatttttttagagagagatAAAAATCAAAGTGTAGTCGTAATTGAGAGTAGAGTGAGAGTCTTCACCATTGCAACCCTTCTCTTTTGTTTAATTAGTGGATTCTGGAGTGTTAGTGCAATTCGTGCACATAAAGATCACATTGATTATTGAACCACattaaaaatctcttttttctttatttctacttgtgtgtgtgtgtgtatgtggtTTGGTTaacacaaattattttaaaaaactattagaATCATTAATGAATCAAACACATTAAGTCTCacatgattttatattttttttccctagttaaaaaaaaatagaagaaatagtGTTATGTGTGGAGGAGAAATTAATATTATCGTTTTAGACTAGTTAATTTTAGTCCagttttttaactttaaattatttttagaaattattaagctAGTTAATGAAATCAATGCATTAAATCTTGCTTGATTTGGAGCCCTTTCCCTAAtgagaaaattcaagaaaattagtaaattcattaaattctaAGTTTTTGCTCAATCAACGAAGTAGTGTATGTTTGAGCATGAGGTGTTATATGtttaaataaaagttaataCATGCATAAGCAAAGAGTAGTATAGGCTTACATGTGTTTATTTGTATTCaacttctaatttattttttcgaaatcttttaaaatttttgctaaGGAAATAAACTCTGAGACTTGATATGTTAGATTCTTttataagtttattaatttttaaaaataatttggaatgtAAAAAACAAGTCAATAAATGCCATAATTTCTTGGATCAAAATTAAaggatatgaaaaaatatatattttatagcgTGGAAGATTTTGTAAagtaacaaatttcaaaaagaaaaagagtggGTACATTTAGCAAGGAACATAAATGGGTTTATAAGATGGATAATAAGGAAAATTTTTGGAGTTATTGGTTTTTGGCcatttggatgattttggttttgGGCTTTTGGTGCATAATAGCTCAAAGTTGGGggaccatttttatttttatttttccaaatttctgcctaaaaacataattttccgTTAATAAAAGCCTTTgtcctctcttcttcttcactaaACCTTGGTTCTTAGCAGCAACTAAGGTAGGCGAAGGGCAGGGGCAATGGCATCTACAGATGTTGCGGATGCAGAAGCAGGGGCTAGGGCTTCTTCACGTGTTGCGGATgcaaaaaaaaaggagaggatTAAGAGAGACTTGACTGAAGGCATCACCGGAAGTTGGGAAAGTGTAGTAAAGATATACGAGGAGCATCCAGAAGCTCACACGATGAAGATCAGTAAATTAGAGAACACTGCATTGCATATAGCGGTGGAAAGCCGGCGAGGAGACACAGTTGAACAGCTAGTCGAACAGATTACTAAGAGTACTACGGAAAAGCCTGAGGATGTTCTctctaaagaaaatgaaagagggAATACTCCCCTCCATTGGGCAGCTTCATTGGGAAACATTGAGATGTGCAAATGCATCACCGGTGAGTATAAACAACTGTTGCGTAAACGCAACAAGGAGTCTGAAACGCCTCTTTTCTTGGCAGTTCGCCATGGTAAGAAAGACGCTTTCCTTTGGCTCTATAAAGAGTTCGAGGACGACACAAAAGCGCATGAGTGCTGTGGAATCGAGGGTGGAGGCACTGTTCTGTACTGCGCCATTGAAGGAGGATATATGGGTAAGCATTGAACTCTTAATTAtacaagttttagaaaacaaaatttaaaaaatggtaaaaccAGCTAAGCGATGTTTCCAGGATTAGTAGAAGATTTTAGGATATAATTTAGAAACTGTTTTGGGATATGATTTGATTCCTCAGTCATCACTACCAAACAAGGTTTAGTTATATCCAGTGTTTCTTAAAACACGTCATACAGTATGAAACAGGCCTAATGTATTGTTTTTCTCCCACAGATCTCGCATTTCAAATCATTCAAATGGATGAAAATCCGAATCTCAAGGCCAAGCATCTCATGGACTACTTAGACAATGAAAAGTCTACACTACATCTCCTAGATGAGAAACCTACTGCATTTAGAAGCGGGATTCATCTCGGCTTGTTcaagaaaatcatttataattgtAAGACTTTCCCAGCCAAAAACTACTTCCAAGTTACTGTGACCTTGAAAAAAAGCTCCGGACAACAACTTTGCTCTTatgattaatatatattaaaaatacaatattaaaataaaattatactaaataaattatttttaattatcttatttttatattttatttaattgttaaaaatataaatcctTCTTGATAATCTTCTTAATAAATTTTCCCTTTTACCTtgtgtataataattaaatacaagaaaatataaatgtataaataaaattataaatatttttaaataaaaaaataattatatatatcataatttttttatatccttgaatacatccaaattaaatagctcattattttagtattaaacgtattttcaagttttacatatgatttttgtcccatattttcaatattttcataaattatatccAACTCCTGATGCTTTCATAACTTCTCATATTTTAATCTTTGCTTGCAACTAATTGCTGTGACAACTTAAGCTTTAATATTGTGTTAGTGTAATACCATATAAATGAAAACTATGTAAAGATGATATAATATAAAGATAATTTTCTACATAATTCTTTGATTAAATAACCAATTCACTATGACATAGAGAACTTGTGTTGGAATTCGTGCAATGATTAATAgcgaaaaatagaaaaacaagaaagaagaaCACGAAGATTTAATATGGTTCGGCTAATTGCCTATGTCCAcgagaacaaagaaaaatgattttcactatattaaaattaaggttacataaaagggtatttatgttAACCCTTAggtaatgaaatttcaaaaatacctCTGAACTGTACCGCGGGGGGCcaccccccaacctatcgtTCGCCCACAACAATAGAAATACAAGCCTGAATGGTAAATGTCGTCGCTTCGCTTCGCTCCGACATTTacccatttttctccatatgttTTTCGCTCAAATATGAGTCACATACTACAACAACTTGGAAGAATAAGGAGAgggatataattaataaattttgaaatgatatgATATTCTCATGCTCTTAAGATTTACACATTGAGTCATAATTTTGTTTAGTTAGTATCCCACACTCTTCCTTACATCTCCACTCACATCATGTATTACATGCTTATCTCAATTCTTTcatcacatttttttctttgtgaaatatttataaagatatttcttttcttattgtttgAGTAGACATTCTTCACGTCTAccttattatcaaaattaataaatatcaaATCGGAATTTAGGACACTTTCCAATCCTTATATCACTCATAAAACACTTATATGACAATTACCATTTAGCAACTCATCTTTGGAAGCAGCTAGAGGATGAGGCTGACTGAATGTAGTGCATGCATGCATGTACCATTTGTTAGCCAATAAGGCCACAAATTTCAGAAAATTTCCCATTGTTAATTTGCAAGGTATATTTGTTGAAGAACTCATCCCAGAGACTTCACTCGAGAGCCCCCAACATCCAAAGAACTATCAAACCTGTATCAACTTCTTTCAAAAGCCATGGCAGATGATTAAACTACTAGgtggtgtagggacccctcccccgaTGACAAGTGGCGCACACCTCTACCCAGATCGACCCTAgccgccccccccccccaagAGGATGAGTGGCGCACATCTCTATCCGGGTCCCCCAGAGAGGGGCGCACGGCACTCGCAAGCATCATGTCCGGACGGCAATATATCCTGTCCGGGCATATTGTCTGGATCATTGACTGTAGCAAGCAAGTCTTACTAAGTCATCCCCAACAACCTGCCACAGCCCACGATCCGTCGCCTGCAGAgcgaaaggacaggaatgatgGCAGGTCACCTCGCatgatctctgacagccgcctaCAGTGTGATGATAGCCCTGCCACCATCTTGAAGTCATCATGACGAGCCAAAAAGTCCTCCCATCATTAAAGAGGGAGGCAGAGCTTCTGGCACTATATAAAAGGACATTCACACAAGGAAGAAGGTAAGTCTACTATCTTTGAAAAAGCCAACAGCTTAATCTCTCTAgtcatggctaacaaaaccatcggagggtgtgttcGGACACCCTGTCCAGACACCTTTTACAGGGTCAACTGAGCCAGAACCTCAATCTTGGTTGAAGGCGCGCGTCCACTTGACAGCTACATGGATCCCTAGGATGCGAGGCATCAATAGGTGGGTGCTaggattaataacttaaaagaaAACCTTTTATAGCCACGCTGCATAAATATGAATGGCATCATCCACTGATTGATTTATTCATAGTAAATGAGACGGCAATCAAATGGTTTGCATGTCTGCTTAATTATGAGATCTCAGACTCTTACACTCATCCTTGCTCATGAATGTTGTGACCAAGTGGAAATGTACAGGAAAAAACAAGAATCACTCAGATGCAGAAAATCCTACAGAAGGACAAGGTATTAATGAAGATCATGCTGAGTATAGGTTCTACTTGATTCAAACTAATTAAAGTCTTAGAAGCAACTTCAATAAAATACTGATTTCTATAAGTTTTGTATAGATCAACGATCCCCCTCATATATCTGCCCATGGTTGAGGTTCATCAAGCTTGTTATATCCAAAGCAATATTGCTGGTCATACGCTTAAGAATTGCTggtattaattataaacccatAGATGATCTTATCATCCCAAATTCCTATTTTATTAATCTTCAAAACAGTATAGATTATAATCATGTTTTTGATTGTTTGTCGATATATGTAAGGATCAAGTGAGATAAGGAaggtaaaagagaaaaaggagatgCACATCCGGTCTCGTCAGATCATGGACAAACTACTTAAACGTGCTAAAAGCTATTACGAGCAAGAAGAGAAGCTCAATAAGTGGCTTTCACAGTACCATGAGGACAAGGCAACAAGCAACGGAAATAGCTCCTGTCATTCAGAGTATGAGTACTTCAGAAGAGGCCACGGTATCccctttctatttttaaatctGACTTAAATTCGCCTTAAGTTGGAATAGGATTAAAGGCAtatatttaagtttaaataatacctctatttttatttaacttaattactttaaatgtattagtttttgtatacgaaaacatttataaatcaGTAATTACATATGTTTGtcctcataaaataaataaaaaataaaaaataaaaaaagttattatttttattcttattttatagaattaaaatgtttgaaaaCTAACCATTTGATATAGAAAAGATGTTAATAGGAAGATATTTCCAAATATCTCAAGctctcaaaatttattataataaccaaaaactttttaaaaaatcagtAATTTAACGTTATTAATGTTGATATGCAATCATatttgtgagtgtttagctaagttggcaattccggacaaaattcctaaaTGTCTCTTAACTCGTTTTTCAACATCACTCTTCGAACTACTTGACTTATAAAGATCAAAACAT includes:
- the LOC100853188 gene encoding ankyrin repeat-containing protein YAR1-like, encoding MASTDVADAEAGARASSRVADAKKKERIKRDLTEGITGSWESVVKIYEEHPEAHTMKISKLENTALHIAVESRRGDTVEQLVEQITKSTTEKPEDVLSKENERGNTPLHWAASLGNIEMCKCITGEYKQLLRKRNKESETPLFLAVRHGKKDAFLWLYKEFEDDTKAHECCGIEGGGTVLYCAIEGGYMDLAFQIIQMDENPNLKAKHLMDYLDNEKSTLHLLDEKPTAFRSGIHLGLFKKIIYNCIFVEELIPETSLESPQHPKNYQTCINFFQKPWQMIKLLGGVGTPPPMTSGAHLYPDRP